Genomic segment of Candidatus Eisenbacteria bacterium:
TCTCGAGGCGGCCGCCAGCGGCGGTCTCACTGCCGAAGCGGTGAAGAAGCAGTTCGGCGTCACGCCGGTCACGTACTACTCGTGGCGCAAGAAGTACGGCGTCGGTCGCAAGCGCCGCGGACGCCGGGCAGCGACCGCCGCTCCGGCGCGCGCCAGCGGTGGGCTCGATCTGGGCTCGATCGGAGCGCAGGTTCGAAGCACCGTGCAGGCGCGGGTGCGCGAGATGGTCCAGGGCATCGTTCGTTTGGAGGTCGAGAGCTACGTCGCGAGCCTGTTCGGCGGCAAGCGTCGCGGCCGTCCACCCGGCAAGCGCCTCGGTCGTCCGCCCAAGAAGAAGTAGCCCGTTCGCGGCGCGGCCTTCACGCCCCGCACCGTCGCGCGAATCGATTGAGCCCGGCCCACCGTCGGGCTCTTCGCTCGTCTAGCCGCCGGCGGACGCCGCGTCGACGAACCACACGCCGTCCCGAGCGATGCGCGCGGGCGTTTCGAGCACGTCGCCGTGGATCGCGAGCGAGCGCCGGACCGCCGCCGCCTTGGCAGCCCCGAAGCCGAGCACCAGCCGCAACGGCGTCTCGGTGATCGCGCGCGAGGTGAGGGTCAGCCGCCGCGCGGGAGGCTTGGGACTGTCGAGCACCACGCCCACGCGGCGCTCGCTCTCGCGCAGCCAGGGCGAGCCCGGAAACAGCGAGGCGACGTGGCCGTCTTCGCCGAGTCCCAGGATCACGGCGTGCAACGGCGCGGCGAGTTGACGATCGTAGTCGAGCGCGGCCGCTTCGAGATCGGACGCCTCGGCCGCCATGCGATGCAGCACCACCGGCGAGGCGCCGAGCGGCACCACGAACTCGCGCTCGATCAATGCGTCATTGCGTTCGGCATCGCCGCGCGGAACCGCGCGCTCGTCGGTCAGGAACAGATCCCACTGCCTCCAGCGCCACTGCTCCCGATCCGCCCCGACCACGAGCGCCTGCAGCACCGGCACGATCGAGCGCCCGCCGCACACGCCGAGCCGAATCCGCGCACCCTGCTCGATCGAGTCCTCGAAGTGGTGCAGCAACCGATGCGCGACTTCTCGCCCGGCGTCGGCCGCACTCTCGCAGCGGTGCACGCGTGGTCCGCCGACGGTCAATCGCATCTCCAGGCGCGGCGATCGCGCGCGATCCACTCGTCGGCACGCTTCGGGCCCCACGAAGCGGGCGCGTAGTTCGGAAAGTCGGTGGGAGGATGGCGGTCGAAGTACTGCAGCAGCGGATCGATCCACGACCACGAGGTCTCGACCCAGTCGCGGCGCGAAAACAGCGTGGCGTCGCCGCGCATCGCATCGAGCAGCAGCCGCTCGTAGGCCTCCGGCGGCTCGCCGCCGAACGCCTCCTGATAGCGCATGTCCATCAGCACGCGTCCCACCCGCGTATCCTCGCCCGGAATCTTCGAAGCGAACTGGAGCTGCACGCCCTCGTCGGGCTGAACGCGGATCGTGAGCACGTTCGGCGGCACGCTCTCGCACACGTCGTGTCGTCCGAACAGGCTCAATGGAATCGGCTGCAGGTGCACCGAGATCTCGGTCGCGCGCTTCGCCAGCTTCTTTCCCGCCCGCAGATAGAACGGCACGCCCTGCCACCGCCAGTTGTCGACGAACAGTCGCAGCGCGGCATAGGTCGGCGTGAACGAATCGGGCGCCACGTCCTTTTCGGCACGGTAACCGTCGTACTGGCCGAGCACCACGTCGCGACTCACCGTGTCGTCCCAGCCATCGCGCAGCGCGTTCAGCACCTTGAGCTTCTCGGAGCGCACGTCGTCCGCCGAACCCGAAGTCGGCGGCTCCATGGCCGTGAGCGCCACCAGTTCGAGCAGGTGATTCTGCACCACGTCGCGCATGACGCCGTATTGATCGTAGAAGGCCCCTCGGGTCCCGACACCGACGGTCTCGAGCGCGCTGATCTCGACGGCGGCGACGTACTTCCGATTCCAGAGCGGCTCGAAGATGCTGTTCGCGAAGCGCATCACGAGGATGTTCTGGACCGTCTCCTTGCCGAGGTAGTGATCGATTCGAAACGTCTGCGACTCGTCGAGCACTTCGCTCACCAGCGTGTTGAGCGCGCGCGCCGAGGCGAGATCGCGGCCGAACGGCTTCTCGATGATGACGCGCGACCACGGACCCTCCCCGCCCGGCGGCAGCAGCAGGCCGTGTGAGCGCAGGCCGCGCAGGATGACTTCGAACTCGCTCGGTGGCGTCGCCAGGTAGAACAGGCGATTGCCTTCGAGGCCGTGCTGGAAGTCGAGCTGCTGCAGACGCATCGAGAGGCGCTCGAAGCCGGCGGGATCCGAGAAGTCGGCCGCCACATAGTCGATTCGCCCGGCGAAACCCTCCCACGTCGCCGCGTCCGGCTTGCGGCGAGAGAATTCGTCGCACGCCGCGCGCATGTCGGTGCGGAACTGCTCGTCGGTGAGCGGTCGGCGCGCAACGCCGAGCGTCACGAAGTGCTCCGGCAGCGCACCCGAGACCTGAAGATTGTAGAGCGCCGGCAGGAGCTTCCGACGCGTGAGGTCGCCGGTCGCGCCGAACACCACCACCGCGCACGGTGGCGCGGGGTTCGGCTTGAGTGCCGCGACCGCCTGAGCCGCGGTCACCTCGATCTGGGTCGTCATCTCACTTGGCCTTCACGGCATGGCCGCCGAACTCGGCGCGGAGCGCGGCGAGCACCCGATCGCGGAACGAGTCGCTCTGTCGCGACCGGAACCGATTGAGCAACGAGAGCGTGAGCAGTTCGGCCGGCACGTTGAGGTCGATCGCCTCCATCACGGTCCAGCGACCTTCGCCCGAATCCTCGACGTAGCCGCGGATCTGCTCGAGCGCCGGATCCTTGCGAAACGCGAGCACCGCGAGTTCGAGCAACCACGAGCGCACCACGCTGCCCTGATTCCACAGATGCGAGACCTTCTCGAGGTCGGGCTTGTATTCGCTCGCCTGCAAGATCTCGAAGCCCTCGGCATACGCCTGCATCATGCCGTACTCGATGCCGTTGTGAATCATCTTCGTGTAGTGCCCCGAGCCCGGCGCTCCGACGTGCAGCCACCCCTGGGGCGGCGCGAGCGTGTCGAGCGCGGGTGAGAGCCGCTTCAGTGCCTCGGGATCACCGCCGAGCATCATGCAGTAGCCGACCTTGAGTCCCCAGATCCCGCCCGAAGTTCCGCAATCCACGAATGCGACGCCGCGCTCCTTCGAGCTCGCGTAGCGGCGCTTCGAGTCCTTGAAGTTGGAATTGCCGCCGTCGACGACGAGATCGCCGGCCGCGAGCAGCGGCAACAACGCGTCGAGCGTGTCGTCGACCGGCTTGCCGGAGGGAATCATCATCCACACCACGCGCGAACTGCCGAGCCTCGCAATCAGATCCGCGAGCGAGGTCGCCGCGACCGCTCCCGCGCCGACCGCTTCCGCCACTGCGCTCTCCGAGCGATCGAATGCCACCACGCGATGCCCGCCGAGCAGCAGGCGTCGCGTCATGTTGAGACCCATGCGACCCA
This window contains:
- the gnd gene encoding decarboxylating 6-phosphogluconate dehydrogenase produces the protein MDIGFVGLGRMGLNMTRRLLLGGHRVVAFDRSESAVAEAVGAGAVAATSLADLIARLGSSRVVWMMIPSGKPVDDTLDALLPLLAAGDLVVDGGNSNFKDSKRRYASSKERGVAFVDCGTSGGIWGLKVGYCMMLGGDPEALKRLSPALDTLAPPQGWLHVGAPGSGHYTKMIHNGIEYGMMQAYAEGFEILQASEYKPDLEKVSHLWNQGSVVRSWLLELAVLAFRKDPALEQIRGYVEDSGEGRWTVMEAIDLNVPAELLTLSLLNRFRSRQSDSFRDRVLAALRAEFGGHAVKAK
- the pgl gene encoding 6-phosphogluconolactonase yields the protein MTVGGPRVHRCESAADAGREVAHRLLHHFEDSIEQGARIRLGVCGGRSIVPVLQALVVGADREQWRWRQWDLFLTDERAVPRGDAERNDALIEREFVVPLGASPVVLHRMAAEASDLEAAALDYDRQLAAPLHAVILGLGEDGHVASLFPGSPWLRESERRVGVVLDSPKPPARRLTLTSRAITETPLRLVLGFGAAKAAAVRRSLAIHGDVLETPARIARDGVWFVDAASAGG
- the zwf gene encoding glucose-6-phosphate dehydrogenase, whose amino-acid sequence is MTTQIEVTAAQAVAALKPNPAPPCAVVVFGATGDLTRRKLLPALYNLQVSGALPEHFVTLGVARRPLTDEQFRTDMRAACDEFSRRKPDAATWEGFAGRIDYVAADFSDPAGFERLSMRLQQLDFQHGLEGNRLFYLATPPSEFEVILRGLRSHGLLLPPGGEGPWSRVIIEKPFGRDLASARALNTLVSEVLDESQTFRIDHYLGKETVQNILVMRFANSIFEPLWNRKYVAAVEISALETVGVGTRGAFYDQYGVMRDVVQNHLLELVALTAMEPPTSGSADDVRSEKLKVLNALRDGWDDTVSRDVVLGQYDGYRAEKDVAPDSFTPTYAALRLFVDNWRWQGVPFYLRAGKKLAKRATEISVHLQPIPLSLFGRHDVCESVPPNVLTIRVQPDEGVQLQFASKIPGEDTRVGRVLMDMRYQEAFGGEPPEAYERLLLDAMRGDATLFSRRDWVETSWSWIDPLLQYFDRHPPTDFPNYAPASWGPKRADEWIARDRRAWRCD